Genomic DNA from Methylocystis sp. MJC1:
AGAGTGAGTGAATTTCGGCATGCGTGTGGCGCGCGCCGATCATGATGTTAGGTCCAAACAAGGAGAATGCAATGTCGCTTCGACAGATCGCTTTCTACGGAAAGGGTGGCATCGGTAAATCGACCACCTCGCAGAACACCCTCGCGGCGCTCGCCGAGATGGGCAAGAAGATCCTCATCGTTGGCTGCGACCCCAAGGCCGACTCGACCCGCCTGATCCTTCACGCCAAGGCGCAGGACACCATCCTGTCGCTCGCCGCTGAAGCCGGTTCGGTTGAGGATCTTGAGCTCGAAGACGTGATGAAGGTCGGCTTCCAGGATATCCGTTGCGTCGAGTCGGGTGGTCCGGAGCCGGGCGTCGGCTGCGCGGGTCGCGGCGTCATCACCTCGATCAACTTCCTCGAGGAGAACGGCGCTTACGAGGGCGTCGACTATGTCTCTTACGACGTGCTCGGCGACGTGGTCTGCGGCGGTTTCGCCATGCCGATCCGTGAGAACAAGGCGCAGGAAATCTACATCGTCATGTCTGGCGAGATGATGGCCATGTATGCCGGCAACAACATCTCCAAGGGCATTCTGAAATATGCCAACTCCGGCGGCGTGCGCCTGGGCGGGCTGGTCTGCAACGAGCGCCAGACCGACAAGGAGCTCGAGCTTGCCGAGTCCCTCGCCAAGAAGCTCGGCTCCAAGCTCGTCTACTTCGTGCCGCGCGACAATATCGTTCAGCACGCCGAGCTGCGCCGCATGACGGTCATCGAGTATGCGCCCGACTCCCAGCAGGCGGCTCATTATCGCAACCTCGCGCAGCGCGTCGACGCGAATGCTGGCAATGGCACGATCCCGACGCCCATCACGATGGACGAGCTCGAAGACCTGCTCATGGAACACGGCATCATGAAAGCGGTCGACGAGTCCCAGATCGGCAAGACGGCTGCGGAGCTCTCGGTCGCCTAACTTTCGCCAACTGCCCGGCTCTCTCGAGAGCCGGGCCTACCATCCTCCAGAAAGGCCTCCGTCATGAGTGTGGCGCAAGCTGAATCCATCGAAGACATCAAGGCCCGCAACAAGGAACTCATTCAGGAAGTCCTGAAGGTTTATCCGGAAAAGACCGCCAAGCGTCGCGCCAAGCACCTCGGCACGTTCGAAGACGGTAAGCCGGATTGCGGCGTCAAATCGAACATCAAATCCATTCCCGGCGTCATGACCATTCGTGGCTGCGCTTACGCCGGTTCGAAGGGCGTGGTGTGGGGTCCTATCAAGGACATGATCCACATCTCGCACGGCCCGGTCGGCTGCGGCCAATATTCCTGGGCGTCGCGCCGCAACTATTACATCGGCACGACCGGCATCGACACTTTCGGCACGATGCAGTTCACCTCCGACTTTCAGGAGAAGGACATCGTGTTCGGCGGCGACAAGAAGCTCGCCAAGATCATGGACGAAATCCAGGACCTGTTCCCGTTGAACAAGGGCATCACCGTTCAGTCCGAGTGCCCGATCGGCCTCATCGGCGACGACATCGAAGCCGTCTCCAAGGCCAAGTCGAAGGAATATGAAGGCAAGACGATCGTCCCGGTCCGCTGCGAAGGATTCCGCGGCGTGTCGCAGTCGCTCGGCCACCACATCGCCAATGACGCGGTTCGCGATTGGGTGTTCGACAAGATGGACGGCAAGCCGGCCCGCTTCGAGTCCACGCCTTATGACGTCGCAATCATCGGCGATTACAACATCGGTGGCGACGCCTGGTCTTCGCGCATTCTGCTCGAAGAAATGGGCCTGCGCGTTGTCGCTCAATGGTCCGGCGACGGCACGATTGCGGAGCTCGAAGCGACGCCGAAGGCGAAGCTGAACGTTCTGCACTGCTACCGTTCGATGAACTACATCTCCCGCCACATGGAAGAAAAGTACGGTATTCCGTGGTGTGAGTACAACTTCTTCGGCCCCTCCAAGATCGAAGAGTCGCTGCGCAAGATTGCCTCGCACTTCGACGACAAGATCAAGGAAGGCGCCGAGCGCGTGATCGCGAAGTATCGTCCGCTGATGGACGCCGTCATCGCGAAGTATCGTCCGCGTCTCGAAGGCAAGAGGGTCATGCTGTTCGTCGGCGGCCTGCGTCCGCGCCACGTCATCGGCGCTTACGAAGACCTCGGCATGGAAGTCGTGGGCACGGGCTATGAGTTCGGCCACAACGACGACTATCAGCGCACGAGCCATTACGTGAAGGACGGCACGCTGATCTACGACGACGTCACGGGCTTCGAGTTCGAGAAGTTCGTCGAGAAGATCCAGCCCGATCTCGTCGGCTCGGGCATCAAGGAGAAGTACGTCTTCCAGAAGATGGGCGTGCCCTTCCGTCAGATGCATAGCTGGGACTACTCGGGCCCCTACCACGGCTACGACGGCTTCGCGATCTTCGCGCGCGACATGGACATGGCGATCAACTCGCCGGTCTGGAAGATGGCCAAGGCTCCCTGGGCCGCCTGATCCCCGCAATAAAAAGGTCTCGCCTCTCCCCTGGGGCGAGACCGGCTAGCGGAAACGAGAGGAACTCCTTATGCCACAGAATGCTGACAACGTTCTCGACCACTTTAATTTGTTCCGCCAGCCGGAATACAAGGAGATGTTCGAGAACAAGAAGAAGAACTTCGAAAATCCGGTTGCGGACGCGGAGCTGGAACGCGTTCGCGAATGGACCAAGACCGAAGAATATAAGGAAAAGAACTTCGCTCGCGAAGCGCTGACCGTCAACCCTGCCAAGGCCTGCCAGCCGCTTGGCGCCGTCTTCGCGGCCGTCGGCTTCGAAAGCACCCTGCCCTTCGTCCACGGCTCGCAGGGCTGCGTCGCTTACTATCGTTCTCACTTCTCGCGTCACTTCAAGGAGCCGACCTCTTGCGTCTCCTCCTCCATGACCGAAGACGCGGCGGTGTTCGGCGGCCTCAACAATATGATCGACGGCCTGGCGAACGCCTACAATATGTATAAGCCGAAGATGATCTCCGTCTCCACCACCTGCATGGCGGAAGTCATCGGCGACGACCTCAACGCCTTCATCAAGACCTCGAAGGAAAAGGGCTCGGTTCCGCAGGAGTTCGACGTTCCCTTCGCGCATACCCCGGCTTTCGTCGGCAGCCACATCACCGGCTACGACAACGTCATCAAGGGCGTGCTCGAGCACTTCTGGGACGGCAAGGCTGGCACGGCCCCGGCGCTGGAGCGTCAGCCGAACAACAGCATCAACTTCCTTGGCGGCTTCGACGGCTACACGGTCGGCAATATGCGCGAAGTGAAGCGCATCTTCGAGTCGATGGGCGTCGAATACACCCTGCTCGGCGACAACAGCGACGTGTGGGATACCCCGACCGACGGTGAATTCCGCATGTATGACGGCGGCACCAAGCTCGAGGACGTCGCCAACGCGCTGCACGCCAAGGCGACCATTTCGATGCAGGAATTTTGCACCGAAAAGACGCTGCCCTATATCAAGACCAAGGGCCAGGAAGTCGTCGCCTTAAACCATCCGGTCGGCGTTGCGGCGACCGACAAATTCCTGATGGAGATTTCGCGCATCTCCGGCAAGCCGATCTCCGCAGAGCTCACCAAGGAGCGCGGTCGTCTCGTCGACGCCATCGCCGACTCTTCCGCCCACATCCACGGCAAGAAGTTCGCGATCTACGGCGATCCGGACCTCTGCTACGGCCTTGCGGCCTTCTTGATGGAGCTTGGCGGCGAGCCGGTTCACGTCCTCGCCACCAATGGCGGTAAGGCCTGGGCGGAGAAGGTGCAGGCGCTGTTCGACTCCTCGCCCTTCGGCAAGAACTGCCACGTGTATCCCAACAAGGATCTGTGGCACATGCGTTCGCTGCTCTTCACGGAGCCGGTCGACTTCCTCATCGGCAACACCTACGGCAAGTATCTCGACCGCGATACGGGCACCCCGCTCATCCGCATCGGCTTCCCGATCTTCGATCGCCACCACAAGCACCGCTACCCGGTGTGGGGCTATCAGGGCTCGATGAACGTCCTGGTGTGGATCCTCGACGCCATCTTCGAGGACATCGACCGAAACACCAATGTCGTGGCGAAGTCGGACTACTCCTTCGACATCATTCGCTAGCAGCACTGCGTCGCCGGGCCAATTGGCCCGGCGAATGCTTCTCATACGAGCGTTTTCACTCCCGCGCTCGCGACGAGCGATCCGGCATCCAGAGCAAAGCTGGCGCAATTTTGGCTCTGGATTCCCGAACGGTCTTTCAACACCTCGGGGATGACTAGCCCACCCTGAGGCGTTTGAGCGGAAGCGGCATCAAAGGCGCGACGAACGCGCGACCCCAGTGAGCAGGAGGCATTTGAATGGCGAGTCTGTCGGAAAAGATCCAGGACGTCTTCAACGAGCCGGGCTGCGACAAAAATAAAGGCAAATCCGAGAAAGAGCGCAAAAAGGGCTGCACCAAGCAACTCGCGCCAGGCGCCGCCGCCGGCGGCTGCGCCTTCGATGGCGCCAAGATCGCCCTGCAGCCCATTACCGACGTCGCCCATCTTGTTCATGGCCCCATCGCCTGCGAAGGCAACAGCTGGGACAATCGCGGCGCCAAGACCTCCGGCTCCTCGCTCTATCGTACGGGCTTCACGACTGACATCGCCGAAAATGACGTGGTGTTCGGCGGCGAGAAGCGTCTCTATCGGTCGATCAAGGAAATCATCGACAAATACGATCCTCCGGCCGTTTTCGTCTATCAGACCTGCGTGCCGGCGATGACCGGCGACGACATTGAAGCGGTCTGCAAGGCGGCTGCGGCGAAATTCAACAAGCCGGTGATCCCAGTGATTTCGCCCGGCTTCGTCGGCCCGAAAAATTTGGGCAATAAGCTCGCGGGCGAGGCAATCCTCGACCATGTGATTGGCACGCAAGAGCCCGAATACACCACTCCTTACGACATCAACATCATCGGCGAATATAACCTCGCCGGCGAATTGTGGCAGGTGAAGCCGCTGCTCGACGAGCTCGGCATTCGCATTCTCGCCTGCATCTCGGGCGACGCGAAATATCACGAGGTCGCTTCGTCGCATCGCGCCCGCGCGTCGATGATGGTTTGCTCCAAGGCGATGATCAATGTCGCGCGCAAGATGGAGGAGCGTTACGAGATCCCCTTCTTCGAGGGCTCCTTCTACGGCATCGGCGATATGAGCGACAGCTTGCGCGAGATCGCAAGGCTGTTGATCGAGCGTGGCGCGCCCGCGGAGCTGATGGATCGCACGGAAGCGGTCATCGCCCGTGAGGAGGCGAGAGCCTGGGCGCGCATCGCGCCTTACCGTGAGCGCCTCGAGGGCAAACGCGTGCTGCTCATCACCGGCGGCGTGAAGAGCTGGTCAGTTGTCGCGGCGCTGCAGGAGGCGGGTCTCGAACTCGTCGGCACGAGCGTCAAGAAATCGACGAAGGAAGACAAGGAGCGCATCAAGGAGCTGATGGGCCAGGACGCCCATATGATCGACGACATGACCCCGCGCGAGATGTACAAAATGCTCCGCGAGGCGCGCGCCGACATCATGCTCTCCGGCGGCCGCTCACAGTTCATCGCGCTGAAGGCGAAAATGCCCTGGCTGGACATCAACCAGGAGCGCCATCACGCCTATGCCGGTTATGAAGGCATGGTCGAGCTCGTCCACGAGATCGACAAGGCGCTTTACAACCCCGTTTGGGAGCAGGTGCGCCGTCCGGCCCCTTGGGAAGAAAAGAGCTGGGAACAACGCGCCGACGAGGCCATCGCCGCAGAAGCGGCGGCGCTGGCCGCCGATCCCGTCGCGGCCGAAGCCGCCCGTCGCGACAAGCAGGTTTGCTCCTGCAATCTCATCTCGGTTGGCGCCATCGAAGACGCGATCCGCGACGGGGCAAACGACGTTGCCGCTGTCGGAAAAGCGACAGCTGCCGGCACGGGTTGCGGCGGTTGTCAGGAGCGCATCGCCGCAATGCTCGAAGCGGCGTCCAGCGCGCAGGCGATCGCCGCGCCGCAAGCAGCGTGAGGTGGAAAAAATGGCGCGCGTCACCGTCTCCAAGAAATCCTGCGCGGTCAATCCGCTGAAAATGAGCCAGCCCATCGGCGGCGCCCTCGCCTTCATGGGCGTCTCTGGCTGCATGCCCGTGCTGCACGGCTCGCAAGGCTGCACGTCCTTCGGACTCGTGCTCTTCGTCCGTCACTTCAAGGAAGCCATACCGCTGCAAACCACGGCGATGAACGAGGTCGCAACGGTTTTGGGCGGCCTCGAAAACATCGAACAAGCCATTCTCAATATCGTCAAACGCGCGAAGCCGAAGGTCATCGGCATTTGCTCGACCGGTGTGACGGAAACGAAGGGCGACGACGTCGACGGTTATCTGCAGCTGGTGCGCAAGCGGCATCCGGAGCTCGACGACATCGGCATGGTCTATGTCTCGACCCCCGATTTCAAGGATGCGTTCCAGGACGGATTTGGCAAGACCGTAACAAAGCTGATCGAAGCTTTTGTGCCCGACGAAATCCCCTCGCGGCGCGCGCCGCAGCGCGTGAATGTGCTTGCCGGATGCCATCTCACCCCTGGCGACATCGACGAGTTGCGCGATATCATCGAAGCCTTTGGATTGGAGCCGACCTTCCTGCCGGATCTCTCCGGCTCGCTCGACGGGCACATTCCAGACGATTTCACGCCGACGACGCTTGGCGGCGTCACCAAGGAAGACATCGCCGCCATGGGCAGCGCCGCCTGGACGATCGCGGTGGGCGAGCAGATGCGGGAAGGCGCCGAGGCGCTTCAATCGCGCGCCGGCGTGCCCTTCCAGCTGTTCGATCGCCTCACCGGCTTGGCGCCCAATGACGAACTCATCGGCCTTTTGTCGCGGATCAGCGGGCGTCCGGTTCCGATCAAATTCAGGCGCCAAAGGGGCCAGCTTGTCGATGCGATGCTGGACGGGCACTTCCACTTCGGCGGAAAGCGCATCGCCATCGGCGCTGAGCCCGATCTTTTGTTCGCGATCAGCCAATGGCTGACGGAAATGGGCGCGGAAGTGACGGCTGCGGTGACCACGACGCACTCGCCCGTGCTCGAAAAGATCATGACCGAAGAGGTCCTGATCGGCGACCTGGAGGATTTGGAAAACCGCCTTTCCGGCTGTGATCTCATGATCACGCATTCGCATGGGCGCCAGGCCTCCGAACGCAGCGGCGTTCCGCTCTATCGCATGGGCCTGCCGATGTTCGACCGCATCGGTGCCGCGCATGAGCTCTCTGTCGGCTACCGCGGCACGCGCGATCTCATCTTCAAGCTCGGCAATTTGTTCA
This window encodes:
- the nifN gene encoding nitrogenase iron-molybdenum cofactor biosynthesis protein NifN, encoding MARVTVSKKSCAVNPLKMSQPIGGALAFMGVSGCMPVLHGSQGCTSFGLVLFVRHFKEAIPLQTTAMNEVATVLGGLENIEQAILNIVKRAKPKVIGICSTGVTETKGDDVDGYLQLVRKRHPELDDIGMVYVSTPDFKDAFQDGFGKTVTKLIEAFVPDEIPSRRAPQRVNVLAGCHLTPGDIDELRDIIEAFGLEPTFLPDLSGSLDGHIPDDFTPTTLGGVTKEDIAAMGSAAWTIAVGEQMREGAEALQSRAGVPFQLFDRLTGLAPNDELIGLLSRISGRPVPIKFRRQRGQLVDAMLDGHFHFGGKRIAIGAEPDLLFAISQWLTEMGAEVTAAVTTTHSPVLEKIMTEEVLIGDLEDLENRLSGCDLMITHSHGRQASERSGVPLYRMGLPMFDRIGAAHELSVGYRGTRDLIFKLGNLFIDQVPEPTPETWRGESAEHDGTTLASENDIAPISAH
- the nifE gene encoding nitrogenase iron-molybdenum cofactor biosynthesis protein NifE yields the protein MASLSEKIQDVFNEPGCDKNKGKSEKERKKGCTKQLAPGAAAGGCAFDGAKIALQPITDVAHLVHGPIACEGNSWDNRGAKTSGSSLYRTGFTTDIAENDVVFGGEKRLYRSIKEIIDKYDPPAVFVYQTCVPAMTGDDIEAVCKAAAAKFNKPVIPVISPGFVGPKNLGNKLAGEAILDHVIGTQEPEYTTPYDINIIGEYNLAGELWQVKPLLDELGIRILACISGDAKYHEVASSHRARASMMVCSKAMINVARKMEERYEIPFFEGSFYGIGDMSDSLREIARLLIERGAPAELMDRTEAVIAREEARAWARIAPYRERLEGKRVLLITGGVKSWSVVAALQEAGLELVGTSVKKSTKEDKERIKELMGQDAHMIDDMTPREMYKMLREARADIMLSGGRSQFIALKAKMPWLDINQERHHAYAGYEGMVELVHEIDKALYNPVWEQVRRPAPWEEKSWEQRADEAIAAEAAALAADPVAAEAARRDKQVCSCNLISVGAIEDAIRDGANDVAAVGKATAAGTGCGGCQERIAAMLEAASSAQAIAAPQAA
- the nifD gene encoding nitrogenase molybdenum-iron protein alpha chain; the protein is MSVAQAESIEDIKARNKELIQEVLKVYPEKTAKRRAKHLGTFEDGKPDCGVKSNIKSIPGVMTIRGCAYAGSKGVVWGPIKDMIHISHGPVGCGQYSWASRRNYYIGTTGIDTFGTMQFTSDFQEKDIVFGGDKKLAKIMDEIQDLFPLNKGITVQSECPIGLIGDDIEAVSKAKSKEYEGKTIVPVRCEGFRGVSQSLGHHIANDAVRDWVFDKMDGKPARFESTPYDVAIIGDYNIGGDAWSSRILLEEMGLRVVAQWSGDGTIAELEATPKAKLNVLHCYRSMNYISRHMEEKYGIPWCEYNFFGPSKIEESLRKIASHFDDKIKEGAERVIAKYRPLMDAVIAKYRPRLEGKRVMLFVGGLRPRHVIGAYEDLGMEVVGTGYEFGHNDDYQRTSHYVKDGTLIYDDVTGFEFEKFVEKIQPDLVGSGIKEKYVFQKMGVPFRQMHSWDYSGPYHGYDGFAIFARDMDMAINSPVWKMAKAPWAA
- the nifK gene encoding nitrogenase molybdenum-iron protein subunit beta, translating into MPQNADNVLDHFNLFRQPEYKEMFENKKKNFENPVADAELERVREWTKTEEYKEKNFAREALTVNPAKACQPLGAVFAAVGFESTLPFVHGSQGCVAYYRSHFSRHFKEPTSCVSSSMTEDAAVFGGLNNMIDGLANAYNMYKPKMISVSTTCMAEVIGDDLNAFIKTSKEKGSVPQEFDVPFAHTPAFVGSHITGYDNVIKGVLEHFWDGKAGTAPALERQPNNSINFLGGFDGYTVGNMREVKRIFESMGVEYTLLGDNSDVWDTPTDGEFRMYDGGTKLEDVANALHAKATISMQEFCTEKTLPYIKTKGQEVVALNHPVGVAATDKFLMEISRISGKPISAELTKERGRLVDAIADSSAHIHGKKFAIYGDPDLCYGLAAFLMELGGEPVHVLATNGGKAWAEKVQALFDSSPFGKNCHVYPNKDLWHMRSLLFTEPVDFLIGNTYGKYLDRDTGTPLIRIGFPIFDRHHKHRYPVWGYQGSMNVLVWILDAIFEDIDRNTNVVAKSDYSFDIIR
- the nifH gene encoding nitrogenase iron protein, which encodes MSLRQIAFYGKGGIGKSTTSQNTLAALAEMGKKILIVGCDPKADSTRLILHAKAQDTILSLAAEAGSVEDLELEDVMKVGFQDIRCVESGGPEPGVGCAGRGVITSINFLEENGAYEGVDYVSYDVLGDVVCGGFAMPIRENKAQEIYIVMSGEMMAMYAGNNISKGILKYANSGGVRLGGLVCNERQTDKELELAESLAKKLGSKLVYFVPRDNIVQHAELRRMTVIEYAPDSQQAAHYRNLAQRVDANAGNGTIPTPITMDELEDLLMEHGIMKAVDESQIGKTAAELSVA